The following nucleotide sequence is from Paucidesulfovibrio longus DSM 6739.
CCAGGATCTTGATCCGGTCCAGGTCTTCCTTGCGCTTCGCCAGGACCATGCCGCCCTCGCCCGTGACCACGTTCTTGGTCACGTAGAAGCTGAAGCAGCCGAAGTCGCCGAACGTGCCGCAATGCTTTCCCTTGTAGGTCGATTCGATGGCGTGGGCGCAGTCCTCCACGATCTTCAGCCCGTGCTCGTCCGCCAGGGCCAGAAGCGCGTCCATGTCGCAGGGGCGGCCCGCGAAGTGGACCGGAAGAATCGCCCGCGTGCGCGGCGTGATCTTGGCGCGCACCGCCTCCGGGTCGATGTTCATGCTCACGGGGTCCACGTCCGCCAGCACGGGAACCGCTCCGGCGTGGATGATGGCGTTGACCGTGGCGCAAAAGGTCAGGGGCGTGGTGATGACCTCGTCTCCGGGCCGGAGCCGGAGCGCCACGAGGCTGAGGTGCAGGGCGGCGGTGCAGGAGTTGAACGCGGCGGCGTGCTCGGCCTGGGTGTAGGCCGCGAACTCGCGCTCGAAGCGGGCCACCTTGGGCCCGGTGCCGAGCCAGCCGCTGCGCAGGCTTCCGGCAACCTCCTCGATCTCGGCCTCCTCGATGCGGGGCGAGCCGAAAACGAGAAAACGCTCCTTGGGTCGGACAGGCATAGTATCTCCAGGATGATGTCGCTGCGGGACGTTCCCGCTGGGCCGCGATATACCCCGTTGTTTCAGGCTCGTCCAGGCGAACGCACGCTTCGCGGTCAGCGAATCACGAGCACCGGGCAGGGCGCGAGGTGCAGCACCTTGTGCGTCACGCTGCCGACCATCAGCCCTTCCAGGTCGCTCTTGCCCTTGGATCCCATGATGATCAGGTCGCAGCCCTCGGCCGTGGCCACGTCGAAGATGACCTCCGCAGAGGGGCCGCCCACGATGCGCGTCACGTAGTTCGCGCCGGAGAGCGAAAGCGTTTCCTCATAGGGCCGGAGCACTTCCTGGGCCTCGCGGTTCATGCGGTCCATGGCCTCGTCGAAATTGGGCTTGCCCAGCGTCTGGGGCACGGACTTGTGCGCGTGCAGCAGCACGGCCTCGGCCCCCACCAGCTCGCAGAAGCCCACGGCGTAGTTCACGGCGCGGTCCGAGCTGGAAGAGCCGTCCACGGGCAAAAGCACTTTCTTGATCTGCATATCTCAATCTCCGTTGGTTGCTTCGGGTCGTTTTGAACCCATGAATTCCGCCATGGTCGCGTGGCCGGGCTGGCAGACGCCCTCCCGCCGCGCAACGCTCGCCACGGTCATCAACAGTATCCTCAGGTCCAGGAGCAGGCTGCGGTTGTCCACGTACCAGACATCCAGCGCGAAGCGCTCCTCCCAGGAGAGCGCGTTGCGGCCCCGGACCTGCGCCCAGCCCGTGATGCCGGGCCGGACCTCCATGCGCCGCGCCTGCTGCGGCGTGTAGCGCTCCAAGTATTGCATAAGAAGGGGCCGGGGGCC
It contains:
- a CDS encoding DegT/DnrJ/EryC1/StrS family aminotransferase, giving the protein MPVRPKERFLVFGSPRIEEAEIEEVAGSLRSGWLGTGPKVARFEREFAAYTQAEHAAAFNSCTAALHLSLVALRLRPGDEVITTPLTFCATVNAIIHAGAVPVLADVDPVSMNIDPEAVRAKITPRTRAILPVHFAGRPCDMDALLALADEHGLKIVEDCAHAIESTYKGKHCGTFGDFGCFSFYVTKNVVTGEGGMVLAKRKEDLDRIKILGLHGMSADAWKRFGDEGYKHYQVVEAGFKYNMMDIQAAIGIHQLARVDHYYVRRREIWDMYDAAFADLPVTCPAPPEAETLHGLHLYTLLVDEARAGVSRDRFLQRMTAENIGVGVHYLGLPEQPYYQERFGWRPKDTPHGTRIGRQTVSLPLSAKLTDTDVQDVIEAVRIALKH
- a CDS encoding universal stress protein produces the protein MQIKKVLLPVDGSSSSDRAVNYAVGFCELVGAEAVLLHAHKSVPQTLGKPNFDEAMDRMNREAQEVLRPYEETLSLSGANYVTRIVGGPSAEVIFDVATAEGCDLIIMGSKGKSDLEGLMVGSVTHKVLHLAPCPVLVIR